The sequence TAGTAAAACGAAGCCACTAGGAGGGTGagaaaatcaattgaattatttaaaatattcatgaaaaaaataattcaaaattaattaaatctgatgcttttattttattttataattttagttaggaaattaaaaaataaaaattatttcagtttcaaaaatcaaaactgaaaaagCCAAAATcaaacctaagaaaaaaaaacttacaaaaaactaaaagctCGTTTTAGATTAAAAGctcattaaatcaaattctaccttaattgaaaattttatggattaaattgaatttatttaattttttaaaatataaaaataaatcaaaccacTCACCCTCGTCAACCGAAGCTTGGTCTTCCACTGTCGTCTCCCAGGTCTCCGCCATGCCTCTCGTTGGCTATTGACTTTTGGAGGACTCCATTTTTATCGTAATAAAACTAGATAATTAGCTGGTGTTTCGCTCTCAGTTGGATTAAAATCTTTTACATTGTAATTAATATACCGTTTctttttagtatattgtattcaaaaaattataattttactatcTCTACATCacctattattaaaaaaagagtccctacgtaaaaacaaattgaaaatttttataaaattggcTTTTCTACTGTGTTTTTCCGTTTCTTTTTACTAAAttgtattcaaaaaattataattttactatttttacaacacctattatttaaaaaatagtactatgttaaaaaaaaattgaaaaaatatataaaatttcctTTTCTACTGTGTTTTACCATTTctttttagtatattgtattcaagaaattataattttactacCTCTACATCAcctattattgaaaaaatagtacctacgtaaaaaaaaagattgaaaaaacttataaaattgcCTTTTCAACAGtgatttaccttttctttttagtatattgaattcaaaaaattataattttaaatagaagtgtgtagaaatggcaggttcttcaagtcatcacataaaaaatatttgtgttttcggtggatctagtcctgggaaggaaatagagtttttagaatcagcaaatcatcttggtcaagtactagctgaaagaaagattcatttaatgTATAGGAGAGGTAGCCTTAGGTTAATGAGGGGATTGTCaatagctgtatttttaggaggtagtcaagttttgggagTCGTTTCTAAAGCTTTAGCAAAAagagacatcattggaaaaacaattggagagaaactacaggtccccacaatgtctgatcgactgaatacaatgtttaaccatgttgatgccttcattgccttaccaagtGGTCTGGGcatattggaagagatctttcatatttccttttgggcccaactgcacattcactgTAAACCCATAGGTctattaaatgttaatggtttttatgataagttgttgtcttttcttaatCATGTTGTGGAATagaaatttctaacatcttcggtacgacaaatcataatctctgctgttACTgatgaacaattgattgaccaactacaatctttcatccctgtaattaatctcTCAATGAGtcacataaattggtcaactagggaaagccgtaaaaagcttagattggatttgagccttcgtttgtaaaaaatttgtgtcttttggttttattattgtgttttgttgtttcttatatttgtttaagtgtgtttcaggtttgtcagtgttcgttgtttcaagtgatgtcttatatactctatctttctaccttaggtcattgaggacaatgtcttggtttagttggggggaaagggtagtagttgatataaaaaaacaaaatttaactaactgtgttttctatttcataaaccatttacaaaaactattgttactaggatggcagagtaaaggagttcttttgttaaagtgacttttgagacgcatcttagtaaacattcttaacaaggtctatcagaatacttcttgaaatattcaggtttacaaactctcacattgttatcacttaattctgctcatatactcatttaacaagtcttcttaaaccttcattcacacacacactttaacatatgattgtgggttgcacattggattattacattatttatgttcttttgttaaagataacaactaagaaaaatagatagtatataatttgcaaaaaacaaaaaaattaacgataataaaaacgtagataagtttggtttcgtagcctccctaacctaagcaattaagcccaaatgggtgttttaacacttaataccataaagtcaactaactttggagctattggcccaacgcttgttacatgggttgaggagaaaagcttaaaggaatcaaacattgcacaaTCTACATATCAATATCTGCAACCTGAGTTACTAAGCCCGtaagggtgtctcaacacctaatatCCTAAAACCAACTggtctaggagtcattagccaaaagctcgttacatgggttaaagatgcattgtattttaagttatatgtatatgtgtgtgtgtgtgtattaaaaaaaaaaaacaagataataatcctaacccaaggaagttaaccttaaatattagaacaaaaattttattttcttccaagtaaagccccataactatgtgttgatatattgagcacaaagaaaaggtttattaatatcttgtttaagaggtattgagcatatatataaatttaaaaagaatttatttatctggatagattaatggatgttgaatgatgaatgacTTGCTTTGTAGAAtttacaaattgtttttctattttaaatctTTGATTACTAAGGACTAGTAACAAGCTgtttggggggtgtgattagtacttaaaagtgtatttttatcaagattttatatcatcattttacagtTGAAGTATCattaactctttaactaaagcatgttttataataacatatctaataatataagatacctttaatttatgataaatgttcatcttaaatgcaggcctatcacataaataaaaggattgattgatgagtttacatactaaaattgaaaggacaaagagagggccaaacttagaaaaaagatgttggtgcattccaaactggaacactattcggtaattgggtcatatctggagctgtaggtCTCGAATTTAGGTcttctttatatggatggaaaggtacgACATAAGCCCACAACTTTAatgggagtccaagatttaaaaacgctgttttcaagtccaaattatagaaacaacggagaagtctgaatctgtccttcAGCCTAGATAAAGTTTTTGAGGATTTTTAAGAAGGATCCTTCGGTCAGggtattttgatattgtttttcccTGATCATTAGTGTTGATGGGGGGCCTTCAATCCCttgtttcttttccttcatCAACAGATGGAACGGACCAATGAAAATTGCCATGATGGGAATGGCCCGTCGATTGAAAAAGTGGAAGGCACAATGGGTAGTGGTGAGGTATATTGGCTCTACCAGACTTCAAGATGGGTATAGCCCAATTTGGAGCTCTAcctatttttggatgacacctCCCGAGGGTGTAAATGAAAAACCCCTCTTGTCCCCAGAGAAGGAGGGGGTTTATCGCGTGTTATCCGACCTCCATATTGAGTATGACATCAATTGTATGGCTTGAGGACTATACAGCCTGTTGGGCAATTACATGTCTTGTGtagaataaacaaaattaaattttaaattaattgacaagagaataatataaaagacAAGTAAATTCAATCATACAAGAGTACACATGAAATTTAAATGGTTTAGTAACTTAAGCTAATTCCATGAgagatatgataaaaaaaaaaaatcactatgagaaagttacaaaaaaaatatcatctcacTAAAAATTTTAGAGTAACCCAAAAATATCATCGCTTTCATTTTACTGCAGCTTTTATCCAATCACCATCGTTGCAGCTTTTCCATTTTTCAATAGCCAAACCCATCTTAAGGAGTTATTACAATATGATCTGAGcggtttttttattaggttatttattttttataaacgtATGGGACATGGCAGTGGACCATGTCCAAAGTATGGTAGGTCCCGCAACCGTCCCGGACCCAATACACTTAGACTTGGCGGTCAGCCAAGTCCAAGGCAGTGTGAGTCCCGTATGAATGCCGGACCCAGTATACTTGGACTTGGCAGTTAGTCAAGTCCAAGTGTATTGGGTCCGACAGGCATTTCAGACCCAAGACATTGGGATTTAAcacagccaaacccaagataatAACCGACCTCCTTTAGGTCAAAACTCAGAAGAACTCTAGTCTCTTTTCTAGGATCATCAACCAACACATGGTAGTGTGTATGTCTGCTAGTTCCCTACAAGTATAGATGCTTGTCGGACCCAAAGTTCATCAACCATTGTCCCGATCATCCATTCGGATGTctttagccgaagctaatcaatcatttgtcctggtcatcccctcggatgccattagtcaacgctaatcaatcgtttgtcctggtcatccattcggataccattagccgaagctaatcattcatttgtcccggtcatcccctCGAATGCCTTTAGCCGAcgctaagtttaataacttttttttatttaattatatgataataaaaattaacactcACATGAAAGgaacctgataaaaaaaaaaaaaagatcgtgGTTGGTTGtacaaaaataatgtttattgatgttcttaaaaaaatgttacattctttttaaaaaacaaaataaaaattgaatggtatttaataaaataatttttgaaatatattattaattaatttaaatttttaataaaataatatacatgtaatatattttaaataaattaatttaaaatacattaaatttaaattcaagaaaaaacaatttaaaaaaaaaacaaaaaactagccAAATATGCAATCATAGGTGCTTAGCACACCTAGTCCATCAAAAATAAAGCTAGGATCATGTTActagcttttgtttttgtttatttttctaaaggAGTCATCTgctctaaatgttttttttttcataacaagTCACCTAATTGAATAATGAGGTCTAAGTTTTTTAATCCCAAATACCAacttatttttacttgaaaatactttaaaaacactaTGAAAAACTTAATAGACTCATTCTCAATCCCCCCCCTCCCACATCAAAatcactctaaaaaaaataaccaattgaattaaaaaaaaaaccctaaaagaatcccaatttattttttccaacatgtttataaaaaaaaccccctCTTATTAAATTTCTCTCAAGAACACAAACTcattgatacaaaaaaaaatcatcatgttCATTATTGGATGTGTCtaaccaataaatttatctctttttcgttgttgttttttaacaattctttttcttttcttttttaatttaaaagttgaaatgtgaataaaataattttttagactaAAATATTTCATAGCTaaactaaaaagattaaaactaaaaaaacttgaaaaaatcctAAGGCTAGACTCTCTAAAAAACGCTAAGACTAtagtgtattgtttttttttttaaaagggagaACAAAAGGGTTGtcatttcttcttgttttaaattttgatcttttaattttcaatctattaaaaataatgaaattattgtgctttctttttttttttttttgcaaaattaagcACTTCTTCAAtgtcaagatttttttagaagacaagaacttcataaaaataaatcaaaataaatttaaaatttaattcttaataaaataattttaaaggatgaaattaaaaataataataaataaaaaaactaaataactgATGTTAATCTATAGTAATCTATCTCATGATCAATAGTAAAATCAAGAGCtcatttaaattcatttttaatttaattttaataagctACATGCAGTCGACTACAACCACTTCAATTGGACGTTATTAGTTgtgttttctaaataaatttgcCTATATGcaatactttataattttatcaatccaacaacaatatttttaatgcaAACCAAAGACATTACGGTGGTCTAATTGAGGGGGCGGCGGACGGGAGGTTTATGAGACGTATGAGatgaaattaaatcaataagGGGTATTTTAGAATTCTAAGGTAATTTGATAAAAGTCTATGGAATGTAAGACAATTTGAATACAACTATTATCGAGAatagtagttgtttttaaaaatcatgtcactcttaatttaatttaattaattaatattaaaaaataatctaaaaactaatgaaaatttaatggatacaaaatgaaattcaagattaaatgataaataaaaaataggtcaTCGGAGAcacattaaaactttatttttaacatatttagtACCGTTAGAAAGATTTTAATGAAacgattttaattatatatattaaaagaccaCCAAACATGATCATAATTTATTAAGCACTTTGTTCAATGTTAATTATGATCTTATTTGGTATTCTTCCAATATGTAGTTAAAATTATCTCgtcaaattttttataatggttTTAGGTGTGTTGAAAATGAAGTCTAATGTGTCTTTGatgacctatttttttttttcttcttctttcatttctctctcctacAACATCATCTTAtatcatctttctttcttgacCATTAAATATTGAATCTTATCTTTTAACTATTAGATCTTTAtaggattttgaatttatttttatttaggttaattaatttgtaaaaaaaaaaacatatcttgaaacatgactaaataacagttattttaaaaagtaaatacgtgcaaaaatatatttttgaaacttGCCTGTTATTTTAAACAAcggttatatataaaaatgatgtttttaaatacaattatattCAAGGTAtactatttttcaaatatttttttaatttatgttattgttCTAAAACTTGTAGTGTTGTTTTTTGGcaatgtttcaaaatatttttagatttttaaaatttatttttaatatcattgtatcaaaatgatttgaaaatatataaaaaataataatctgaaataaaaaatttaattctttttagatttattttaaaatattttttgaaatgaaaagaaaagaagatctTTCACATACCTGCCGAGTAATAAAAGACTTAAAAGTAAGAATAAAGTACCTATATTTGTGTGTTTCCGCACGTGCGTGTATTCCGTGTCCAAAACCAAAACGTGAGTTTTGACCACGACCACAGCCACAGCCAGCCAACATTGATTGATTGTTCTGTTCAAAGCACGACAAATAACAAACTCTATATAAGTCCAACATGTGATTGAACAAAGGTGGTTTTGAAAGTCGCACACAAAAATGGGAAACAACCTgctcttctcttcctctctctgcccctgcttcttcttcttcttcttcttcaccattttaTCCATTCATCCAGTTTCAGCCGCCTCTTCATGTCCCGTAGATCTCAGCTACGTCCAAACTGTGCCGTGGGACACATCGCTGTGCCGTCAACCTGATGGATTAGAACATTGCTGCCAGACTCTTCTCAGTGTCTTGGGCATGGGACTTGCCCAACACTTGAGAGAGACCTCCATGTTTCAATTTCCTAATTCAAATGCTTCATCTGCTTGTTTGTCTGATTTTCAAGCCCAACTTGCCACCTTGTCGATAGACCCATCATTAGTCCCTTCTTGCTTCAAGAACTCGAGTCAATTTGTTAGTAGCAATTCTAGTTGTGTTGGAATCGTCACTACACAGGATTGGATTGCGAAGGTTGGTCCAATGACCCCGTTAAACACGGCTTGCAGAGGCGATTTTTCAGAACTAACGAGGTGCAGCTCATGTCTTGATGCAGGGCAGAAGATAAATTCTCAGTTAACGAGTCTAGACCCAAATGCCACCTCCAAGTGCTTCTACTATACTTGTTTATATGCTGCTGGGATTGTGAGCGAGCTTGGTCCCCTGGATGCCAAAACAGCTGCCTGCACCCTAGCCTTGCCATTGGTCAATGAAAAGCCAGCCAAGAGCAAAGATAAGTTACTCAAGCTCGTATTTGGGCTATTGGGCTCTCTGATTGGTGTCTTGCTTGCTTTTGGGCTGATCACCATGTATAGAAAATGGGACAGGAAGAGGAAGGTCAGTGCTTCACATGAAAGATTTGTCAGCAGTTTCAAGGCCAGCATGCTGCCTAACTCTGGTGCAAAATGGTTTCATTTATCAGAACTTGAAAGAGCCACACAAGGGTTCTCTCAAAGGAATTTCATCGGCCAAGGAGCTTATGGGGTTGTGTACAAAGGAACTCTAGCAGATGGCACCTTGGTTGCAGTGAAACAAATGCATGATTTGGATTCACAGGGTGATGAAGACTTCTCCAATGAGGTTGAGATCATAAGCAAAATAAGGCACAGGAATCTTCTCTCTCTGCGAGGATGCTGTGTTACGAGTGATAACTCGAAAGGTAAAAGGAGATACCTTGTTTATGATTTCATGTCTAATGGTAGCCTCGGTGACCATTTATCCAATGACCATAGCAGGAAGCAATTAACTTGGCCTCAGCGTAAGAATATCATTCTGGACGTGGCCAAAGGACTTGCTTACTTGCACTATGGTATCAAACCTGCCATTTATCACCGTGACATCAAGGCCACTAACATACTCTTAGACTTGGAAATGAAAGCAAAAGTTGCAGATTTCGGGTTAGCTAAGCAAAGTTTGGATGGCCAGTCTCATCTCACCACAAGAGTAGCCGGCACACATGGTTACCTGGCGCCTGAATATGCTCTATACGGGCAACTGACAGAGAAAAGTGATGTTTACAGTTTTGGAATTGTGATTCTTGAAATCATGAGCGGCAGGAAGGTGATTGATACATCAAACTCATCATTCCTTTTGATTACAGATTGGGCATGGACACTAGCGAAATCGGGAAAGTTTCAGGAAATTCTCGATGAGTCGATAAGGGATCAGGGACCAAAAGGGGTAATGGAGAGATTTGTTCTTGTTGGAATTCTCTGTGCTCACGTGATGGTAGCTTTCAGACCTACCATTGCTGATGCTCTAAGAATGTTAGAGGGCGACATTGACATCCCCAGATTACCAGGAAGGCCATTGCCACTCGGTCACGAGTCATTCAGACATTTATGCAAGGAAAGTTCGTATACAACCGAGAGATCAAGAACCAGCAGCTCAAGCAGGGAGTAATGTAGATTTTTCCTACATTGGTTAGGTCAGCAAGgacattgttttttaatcccCGCCAACCTTGGAATTTTCAACTCAGGCCCTTCAAATGTGGCTgctcttttgcatctttgaatACAGTATCATTCTACTTAATTTTACATCACTACCAATGTAattaaaacatttcttttttctatatcaAAACAGAATGTAGTTTCATTTATCGAtccctttcccttttccctTATGGGGGAAAATAAGTACTGGGGAAATGCTTCTTTTTTCCAACCTTATGCGTGCGTTCTACATTACTTGTTGCAATATACCTTCGCtctatcaaagaaaaattaacgtCTCATTTTGTGTTCCTGATAGTTGTCATGGCGAGGGTTGAGCTTGATCCCTGCCACTCCAAACAGCAGCCTAAgagctttcctcacaaaacttCCACCAGCAGCATGTTCCGTGACTGAAGATCAGAGTATAACTTTTTGACTCACCTGCTTCATTTCACCAGTTTCCTTCCTTGGCTCTGCAAAGTCATGCCACATTTAGAGAACTACTAGAGACtatcgattaaaattttgatgcggggataataaataataagaattaaagcaagtaaagaaaaaagttttggagaaagaaaaaaactaaagaaaagaaaaaataggattGGAGATATACAAAAGCtgcaatattttcattaatcatcaaaagtcccttaatatttagaaaagtatGGTATTAATAATAAAACCCTAACTATATTAAGCGATTGAGCTTATGGCCcgctaaataaaatatccaacaataattaaatcaagctcaacaaataaaaccaaattaaaaactcatctaaaagttcatataaattaaacccaaaacataagttaaagccaaatctctcaattgtttgggctatcctccatcgtctatgatcatttgcgtgcataaataatatttcgaGTTCGGTGTTCTCATCAATTCTCCCGAGGTTGGAAGAACTCGACCCCTTCGAGTATAGGCCAAAGCGACTCCGATAACGctcttaaaaataaagatcaagcTGTTGTGATGTCTCTCTGATAATCCAAGTATAGTCTGAATCTGGTTGTCAAGCCCATATAATGGGATTTGCTGAAGTTCACCATCCCtagtaaaaacaacttgtgcattcaaagtagaattaatatgttccttttgtgcCAAAGATATGGATAATAAGGTAGGGGTATCAAAAGGAGCATCAGGGATA is a genomic window of Populus alba chromosome 5, ASM523922v2, whole genome shotgun sequence containing:
- the LOC118029225 gene encoding probable receptor-like protein kinase At1g11050 codes for the protein MGNNLLFSSSLCPCFFFFFFFTILSIHPVSAASSCPVDLSYVQTVPWDTSLCRQPDGLEHCCQTLLSVLGMGLAQHLRETSMFQFPNSNASSACLSDFQAQLATLSIDPSLVPSCFKNSSQFVSSNSSCVGIVTTQDWIAKVGPMTPLNTACRGDFSELTRCSSCLDAGQKINSQLTSLDPNATSKCFYYTCLYAAGIVSELGPLDAKTAACTLALPLVNEKPAKSKDKLLKLVFGLLGSLIGVLLAFGLITMYRKWDRKRKVSASHERFVSSFKASMLPNSGAKWFHLSELERATQGFSQRNFIGQGAYGVVYKGTLADGTLVAVKQMHDLDSQGDEDFSNEVEIISKIRHRNLLSLRGCCVTSDNSKGKRRYLVYDFMSNGSLGDHLSNDHSRKQLTWPQRKNIILDVAKGLAYLHYGIKPAIYHRDIKATNILLDLEMKAKVADFGLAKQSLDGQSHLTTRVAGTHGYLAPEYALYGQLTEKSDVYSFGIVILEIMSGRKVIDTSNSSFLLITDWAWTLAKSGKFQEILDESIRDQGPKGVMERFVLVGILCAHVMVAFRPTIADALRMLEGDIDIPRLPGRPLPLGHESFRHLCKESSYTTERSRTSSSSRE